The Psychrobacter sp. P11G3 genomic interval ACACCACCCTTCTGTTCGCTTAGCCTTTCCCCAGCGGGAAAATTAAACCGCGATTTTAACGGTTTTTGACGTAAGACGCAAGGAGCAGTTGTGATAGAGATATGTGATAAGTTGTCACTGAAAGCTCGAGAGTGTTGAGATAGGCGATTGATTTTAGTACAGTAATAAAGTTAGTTAAATTAATCAATGATATCTACTATTGTAGATAATCTAACCAAATACAACCTTAGCTCTTAATTATACATAGTATACTTAAAGGGTACAGCTACGCGATACAAACTCCATTTGAACATCGCTACCAGCAACTAATTTACTTCTCAATCACTCGTAACTTAACTGAATTAAATAAGGACCATTTAATGTTAAATACTAAAATAAGCACGGCCACCAAAGCACTATTTATTGGCTCAGCATTAGCAGTTACTACCATGGCAAGCGCTGCCCTACCGACTCAATGGCAGCTAGATGACTCACATACTCGCGTCGGATTTTCTGTCAGTCACTTGGGGTTTTCAACCACCATGGGCCACTTCAATGATGTCAAAGGTATGGTGAATTACGATATTAAAGCTCCTGATAAAACCAGCATGAACTTTACCATTGCGACTGATAGTATCGACACCAATTGGGATGCTCGTGACAAGCATTTAAAGACAGATGAGTTTTTTAATGTTGCAAAGTATCCAACCATGACTTTTAAATCTACTCAGGTCAAATTCATCAATCCACAACAGGCTAAAGTAACCGGTGACTTCACTTTGCTTGGTCAAACCAAACCACTGACCTTAGATGTCACGTTAAACAAAATCGCTAATAGCCCTCTTACTAAAGAGCCAGTCGTTGGTTTCCGTGCCACTGGTACACTTGATCGCGCCGCTTATGGTATGACCGCTTACGTTGACGGTATCACGACCAATGTCCCTATCCAAATCGATGGCGAGCTAGTAGAAAAGAAATAACTGTAAGCTTATAGCTCTCTAACGGCTTTTGAAAAAAATGAGAAAAGCAGCCTACCCTCACTTATAGAGGCAGGTTGCTTTTTTATTTCCTATAAATGCTTCTACGCTCTAATCATATATATTCATTATTTTACATAAAAGGTTTTTATGTACTTGAAGGCTTCATACTTTGTTGTTATATTCGTATATACGGATTTACGAATATATAACGCAACACTGAGGGAGCAGCAACGTGGATACAGTACAAGTTGATTACATAGCGATAGATGCTGAGTGGGATAAGAAGGTATCAAATCATCATTTTGATATATATCACTTATCTGGTTGGATTGCGGCCTCAGCTGTCATCGACAAGGGCAAACCTCAAGGAATCATCGCTCGCTATAAAGATAAAGAAGTATTGTTACCCATCATAATTAGACAAATTGACTCAGAGCACTGGGATGCTACTTCCACTTATGGTTACGGTGGCCCGTTGATGGACAAAACCCTTACTGATGCCGAGTTAGACGTCTTACTAGATGAGATAAGAGCTTTTCTTTGCGAGAGAGGCTGCGTGTCCTTATTTATGCGGTTGCACCCGATTATTAATAAAGAATGGATACCTACAGTTGGCAAAGCACTGACTCACGGGCTGACCTTGATGTCTGATTTGAGTAAGTCTGAAGAAGAGCATTGGAGCGAGACACAAAATCGACATCGCCGCGGTATCAAAAAAGCCATAAAAATGGATGTCGTGACAAAAACAGAATTCTTAACTCGGCAGAATGCGATGGTGTTTTCAGACATTTATAAAGAGACAATGCGACACGTCAAGGCCAGTGATTACTACTTCTTCGATGATGATTATTTCTTTAATTTGCTTGAAAACCTTCAAGAAAAAATATTGTTGATAACCGCCTATCAAGACGATAAAGCAATTGGGTCTTCTATATATACGCTCTGCCAAGAGTCAGGCATTATGCAGTTTCATCTTGGCGGTACGCTG includes:
- a CDS encoding GNAT family N-acetyltransferase; this encodes MDTVQVDYIAIDAEWDKKVSNHHFDIYHLSGWIAASAVIDKGKPQGIIARYKDKEVLLPIIIRQIDSEHWDATSTYGYGGPLMDKTLTDAELDVLLDEIRAFLCERGCVSLFMRLHPIINKEWIPTVGKALTHGLTLMSDLSKSEEEHWSETQNRHRRGIKKAIKMDVVTKTEFLTRQNAMVFSDIYKETMRHVKASDYYFFDDDYFFNLLENLQEKILLITAYQDDKAIGSSIYTLCQESGIMQFHLGGTLNAYTHLQPSKLITHVARNWGRENRYEVLHLGGGVGSNLDSLYEYKKGFSSQELLFKTYRLVVNVVKYTELVADIWFTESDLLSDFFPLYRKQPSKEEVLETIQVEPLANVT
- a CDS encoding YceI family protein — its product is MLNTKISTATKALFIGSALAVTTMASAALPTQWQLDDSHTRVGFSVSHLGFSTTMGHFNDVKGMVNYDIKAPDKTSMNFTIATDSIDTNWDARDKHLKTDEFFNVAKYPTMTFKSTQVKFINPQQAKVTGDFTLLGQTKPLTLDVTLNKIANSPLTKEPVVGFRATGTLDRAAYGMTAYVDGITTNVPIQIDGELVEKK